The following are encoded in a window of Chloroflexia bacterium SDU3-3 genomic DNA:
- a CDS encoding S8 family serine peptidase, with the protein MKRLTIALMVLAVLAAFLAPAYAAAPETQRALAYQIIIKLAPNTALTGDARAQGLGTGPLGLALRAVGATQAEDIGGSTYRVRFSASTPVGVIASRIAAVPGVIYAQPNYERSMLRSTNDPMLGQQWHLDTIQAPAAWDVTVGEGMTVALLDTGVSFSHPDLKDRVRGGYDLVNDDPDPDDDEGHGTHVGGIVAADGDNGEGVAGICWRCTLLPIKVLGARGRGDDATVAYGIRLAVDQGARVIGMSLGGPEDTQALRDAVDYATSRNVLIVAASGNDGTRGTSASYPAAYPSVMAVSATDRQDNVTWFSTTGDFVDIAAPGSNILSTFWSKDRGNTYVSASGTSEATPLVVGAAALVLSLRPELTAPQMAQILEATADDIDAPGVDPQSGHGRLNVARAVQLASAPDALSRSVIQGQVSGAAPDQITVALSTGQETRPDGNGNYRFEALPAGTYTVTARLPDGTQTAQQVFVSGTPISVATINLSFGGAPAGAASAAGAFAPVAQPSDPSVAFFAETGHTLRGTFRSYWQANGGLAVFGMPLSEELTERGSDGRDYTVQYFERNRFELHPESAPPYNVQLGRLGDDILKLSGRDWFSFAKGGEQPGCRYFAETGHSLCGAFLEYWSSHGLELDGRRGKTAAESLALFGMPLSEPQLETFPDGRSYVVQWFERVRMEDHGADGVLLGLLGREVVEKR; encoded by the coding sequence ATGAAGCGACTGACCATCGCGCTTATGGTCCTGGCCGTGCTCGCGGCCTTCTTGGCACCTGCCTACGCTGCGGCCCCGGAGACGCAGCGGGCGCTGGCGTATCAGATCATTATAAAGCTTGCGCCCAACACCGCGCTGACGGGCGACGCGCGCGCCCAGGGGCTGGGCACTGGGCCGCTGGGCCTGGCGCTGCGGGCGGTGGGGGCCACCCAGGCCGAGGACATCGGCGGCTCGACCTACCGCGTGCGCTTTAGCGCTTCCACGCCGGTGGGCGTGATCGCTTCGCGGATCGCGGCTGTGCCTGGCGTGATCTACGCCCAGCCCAACTATGAGCGCAGCATGCTGCGCTCCACCAACGACCCCATGCTCGGCCAGCAGTGGCACCTCGACACCATCCAGGCCCCCGCCGCCTGGGATGTGACGGTGGGCGAGGGCATGACGGTGGCGCTGCTCGACACCGGCGTGTCGTTTTCGCACCCCGACCTGAAGGACCGCGTGCGCGGCGGATACGACCTGGTGAACGACGACCCCGACCCCGACGACGATGAGGGCCACGGCACCCATGTGGGCGGCATCGTGGCCGCCGACGGCGACAACGGCGAGGGCGTGGCGGGCATCTGCTGGCGCTGCACCCTGCTGCCGATCAAGGTGCTGGGCGCGCGCGGTCGCGGCGACGATGCGACCGTGGCCTACGGCATCCGGCTGGCGGTGGACCAGGGCGCGCGCGTGATCGGCATGAGCCTGGGCGGCCCCGAGGATACCCAGGCCCTGCGCGACGCGGTGGACTACGCCACCTCGCGCAATGTGCTGATCGTGGCGGCCTCGGGCAACGATGGCACCCGTGGCACCTCGGCCAGCTACCCGGCGGCCTACCCCAGCGTCATGGCGGTGTCGGCCACCGATAGGCAGGACAACGTCACCTGGTTCTCGACCACGGGCGACTTTGTAGATATCGCCGCGCCCGGATCGAACATCCTCAGCACGTTCTGGTCGAAGGATCGCGGTAACACCTATGTGTCGGCCAGTGGCACATCCGAGGCCACGCCGCTGGTGGTGGGGGCCGCCGCGCTGGTGCTTTCGCTGCGCCCCGAGCTGACCGCGCCGCAGATGGCCCAGATCTTGGAGGCGACCGCCGACGACATCGACGCGCCAGGGGTGGACCCGCAGAGCGGCCACGGGCGGCTGAATGTGGCCCGCGCTGTGCAGCTGGCCAGCGCCCCCGACGCGCTCTCGCGCTCGGTCATCCAGGGCCAGGTCAGCGGCGCTGCGCCCGACCAGATCACCGTGGCGCTGAGCACCGGCCAGGAGACCCGCCCCGACGGCAATGGCAACTACCGCTTCGAGGCCCTGCCCGCAGGTACCTACACGGTCACCGCGCGCCTGCCCGATGGCACGCAGACCGCCCAGCAGGTGTTTGTCAGCGGCACGCCGATCAGCGTGGCCACCATCAACCTGAGCTTCGGCGGCGCTCCGGCGGGCGCGGCCTCGGCTGCCGGGGCCTTCGCGCCCGTGGCGCAGCCCAGCGACCCCAGCGTGGCCTTCTTCGCCGAGACCGGCCATACCCTGCGCGGCACCTTCCGCAGCTACTGGCAGGCCAACGGCGGCCTGGCGGTGTTCGGTATGCCGCTCAGCGAGGAGCTGACCGAGCGCGGCAGCGATGGCCGCGACTACACCGTGCAGTACTTCGAGCGCAACCGCTTCGAGCTGCACCCCGAGAGCGCGCCGCCCTACAATGTGCAGCTTGGCCGCCTGGGCGACGACATCCTGAAGCTGAGTGGCCGCGACTGGTTCAGCTTCGCCAAGGGCGGCGAGCAGCCCGGCTGCCGCTACTTCGCCGAGACCGGCCATAGCCTCTGCGGGGCCTTCCTAGAGTACTGGAGCAGCCACGGCCTTGAGCTGGATGGCCGACGCGGCAAGACCGCCGCCGAGAGCCTGGCGCTGTTCGGCATGCCGCTCTCCGAGCCGCAGCTTGAGACCTTCCCCGATGGGCGCAGCTATGTGGTGCAGTGGTTTGAGCGCGTGCGGATGGAAGACCACGGCGCAGATGGCGTGCTGCTTGGCCTGCTTGGCCGCGAGGTTGTCGAGAAGCGCTAG
- a CDS encoding phosphoribosylamine--glycine ligase, producing the protein MKLLILGNDSRAHALTWKLFNSPTAGEISCAPGNGGTAPLASTPDFEPSDIAGIARWAFDESIGMVIPSYGLPLQLGLVDEAVSLGVNVCGPSQRAATMAYSRCATKAFMLRHKLPTPPGRPFDNLDTAERFLATQPMPVIIKADNPTLGEQVFDDRYAAIAGLHELFKARPLQGDNAGVVVESFIHGPRVVFSALTDGRTSLPLLPTRIYDRVDERDAGMHAPGIGAHTNHSKYASMLGDYMHQKLIQPIVESLAKDGLPYWGLLSIDCIIGADGPKLTGLRTTFHRGEAEVLLPRLEDDLLPLLQAAITQRLHDMPAPRFSPQASVGLGLFARGYPNYFASGGTIQGAEDLAQGVLLFHSDTERPQVSMGGGGFLGGFGFGASASTASSEARITGGQPVTVVTLGSTLAEARAAAMANAERIRFDGRSYRQSVAEREFA; encoded by the coding sequence ATGAAACTTCTCATCCTTGGCAATGACAGCCGCGCCCACGCGCTGACGTGGAAGCTCTTCAACAGCCCGACGGCGGGCGAGATCTCCTGCGCGCCCGGCAACGGCGGCACCGCGCCGCTGGCCAGCACCCCCGACTTCGAGCCAAGCGACATCGCGGGGATCGCGCGCTGGGCCTTCGACGAGTCGATCGGCATGGTCATCCCCAGCTACGGCCTGCCGCTGCAGCTGGGCCTGGTGGATGAGGCCGTGTCGCTGGGCGTGAACGTGTGCGGCCCCTCGCAGCGCGCGGCCACCATGGCCTACAGCCGCTGCGCCACCAAGGCCTTCATGCTGCGCCACAAGCTGCCCACGCCGCCCGGGCGGCCCTTCGACAACCTCGACACCGCCGAGCGCTTTCTGGCCACCCAGCCCATGCCGGTGATCATCAAGGCCGACAACCCGACCCTAGGCGAGCAGGTCTTCGACGACCGCTACGCCGCCATCGCCGGGCTGCACGAGCTGTTCAAGGCTAGGCCGCTGCAGGGCGACAACGCGGGCGTGGTGGTCGAGTCGTTCATACACGGGCCGCGCGTGGTGTTTTCGGCGCTCACCGACGGGCGCACCTCGCTGCCGCTGCTGCCCACCCGCATCTACGACCGCGTGGATGAGCGCGACGCGGGGATGCACGCGCCCGGCATCGGCGCGCACACCAACCACTCGAAGTACGCCAGCATGCTGGGCGACTATATGCACCAGAAGCTCATCCAGCCGATCGTCGAGAGCCTGGCCAAGGATGGGCTGCCCTACTGGGGGCTGCTGAGCATCGACTGCATCATCGGGGCCGATGGCCCCAAGCTCACCGGGCTGCGCACCACCTTCCACCGCGGCGAGGCCGAGGTGCTGCTGCCTCGGCTGGAGGATGACCTGCTGCCGCTGCTGCAGGCCGCCATCACCCAGCGCCTGCACGACATGCCAGCGCCGCGCTTTTCGCCGCAGGCCAGCGTGGGGCTGGGGCTGTTCGCGCGGGGCTACCCCAACTACTTCGCATCCGGCGGCACCATCCAGGGTGCCGAGGATCTGGCCCAGGGCGTGCTGCTGTTCCACAGCGACACCGAGCGCCCGCAGGTGAGCATGGGCGGCGGCGGGTTCCTCGGCGGTTTTGGCTTCGGGGCCAGCGCCAGCACCGCCAGCAGCGAGGCGCGGATCACCGGCGGCCAGCCGGTGACGGTGGTGACGCTGGGCAGCACGCTGGCCGAGGCCCGCGCCGCCGCCATGGCCAACGCCGAGCGCATCCGCTTCGATGGCCGCAGCTACCGCCAGAGCGTGGCCGAGCGCGAGTTCGCCTAG